The genome window GAATTCCTCTCGTGATTCATTCGGGGGACGCTCCGCTTCCGGGAGTTTATACGAATATTCGATATTTTAAATCCTTTATCGAACGTTATCCGAAACTGAAGGTGGTCGTCGCACATATGGGTGCCTCGGAAGTTTGGGAATATGCGGAGCTTCTCGGAATTTTTCCCGAGCTTCGTTTGGATACTACGATGGTTTTTGTGGATTTTTTGGCGACTGGTGAAAAGACGGATCCGTATCTCGAAATTCTCGAACGGTATCCGGATCGGGTTCATTTCGGTTCCGATTTTCCGAACATTCCGTATGCGCTCAGTCATCCGATCTGCAATTTATTGAATTCTTCCTTGAGCGCCGAGACCAAACGAAAGATCTTTCTGGAAAACAGCGCCCGCCTTTTCGGGATTCCGATTTAATCCGAAGTCCTAAATCGACGTTTTTCTTGTATGTGAATTCGGAACTTCGGCGCTCGTTCGGCGTAAGGAAAAAACTTGCCAACGAGGGTTCGATCTCTATTCTTTCTATATGCGCGGCATTTTTACGGTAAGTTTCGGACTCGTTTTAGCGGGAATCCTCACGGCCGATTGCGGAAAAAAGAATCCGGTGTCGCAGTCCGCTTCCGCGGAAGTTTATAAAAAAGTCGCGGAGGCTTATTGTTCGCAGATGAGCCGTTGTAAAGAGCCGTATCTCGCTTCTCTTGAAGGCAAACTGAGAAAGGAAGCGGCTTTAACTTATCCGGATAACGCGCAGTGTTACAGCGATTTCAATTACGACTATGATAAGTCGGAGCCGATCGTATTAAAAAAACTCAGCGATAATCTGAAATTGGAAGCGGAGCTTTGTATCAAAAGCGTGGAACGCGCCGATTGCGGTTCGATCGTAACCTATCAAATTCCTGAATGTGTGGAATACAACACGTTCCTCGAAACGATTTCCTCCCCGTCCGCCAAGTAACCCTCGTTCTTTCCATCGCGAAGCGCCGCGCGTCATAAAAATGAGTGTGCGGATTTCGAAAGGAAGAATTCTTATCTTGCTTCGACCTCGATCTTTTCGTCCTTTTCTTCCTCCGTTAAAACGGGGCTTTCCAGTTTATCCAAAAGGCTTTGAAGTAAAAAGAAATACGCATTGACCTTGCCGGCGATTTCTTTTCCGTAAAGCTGCGTGTATGTGTTGATGAGAGATTGATTCTCTTCCGTGTTTTTAGAATAAGAATTCTCCGCCAATCCTTCCCAGAGAGTTTCCCCCTTGGCACAATGAATCACTTTCGCAAGGGCGCTCAGTTCCACCTTGTCGCCGTTTTCCTTCTCTCGGATTTTCAACTGGAAGATTCCCTGAACCTTCTTATCGGAAGCTCCGCAAACGGCGTTACCGGAACGATACGGATAGATGATAAATTCCTTATGGTGAGAAAGGTAGTTTTCCGCGATTTTGGAAGCGAGTTTTTTTTCGGAAACCCCGGCCTCGCTTTCCACGGGAACGGCAACGGCCAGTCTTTTGAAGGTGGTCAATTCCTTTTCCCAGACCGGAGCGGCCTTGACGTATTTTACGGTGCAATTCGCAATCGTAAGGGAAACTAAAACGAGTATAAAAGAATATCGTAACATTCTAATGGGTTCCTTTTTTCTTTTTCGGAGAGGCTTTTTTGGTCTCGGCGGTTTTAGTCGTTTTCTTCTTGGCCGCTTTTTTGGAAGAAGCGGGCTCCGAAGCCGTCGACTTCGAAGCAAACGCACCTTCCGTAGTCGAAGAAGAATCGGATTCTTCTTCGACGAAGCCGATCGGTTTGGATTCTTCTTCCTCTTCTTTGCGGGAACGATATACGATTTCCAAAACCGCTGGAACGAGGCTCAATGCGATGATTAAAGAAGATGCGATCCCGATGGAAGCTACGACTCCGATCGACTTCAAACCTTTCTGATCGGCGATCAAAAGGGAACTCCATCCGACAAGAGTGGTTAACGTGGAAGCGATGATTGCCGGTCCCACCATCGACATGGCGCGGACAACGTCGTGATCCTCTCGGAATCGATAGTAGATATAGATTCCGTTTTGGATTCCGTAGC of Leptospira sanjuanensis contains these proteins:
- a CDS encoding LA_2478/LA_2722/LA_4182 family protein, with the translated sequence MRGIFTVSFGLVLAGILTADCGKKNPVSQSASAEVYKKVAEAYCSQMSRCKEPYLASLEGKLRKEAALTYPDNAQCYSDFNYDYDKSEPIVLKKLSDNLKLEAELCIKSVERADCGSIVTYQIPECVEYNTFLETISSPSAK
- a CDS encoding MXAN_6521/LA_1396 family lipoprotein, with amino-acid sequence MLRYSFILVLVSLTIANCTVKYVKAAPVWEKELTTFKRLAVAVPVESEAGVSEKKLASKIAENYLSHHKEFIIYPYRSGNAVCGASDKKVQGIFQLKIREKENGDKVELSALAKVIHCAKGETLWEGLAENSYSKNTEENQSLINTYTQLYGKEIAGKVNAYFFLLQSLLDKLESPVLTEEEKDEKIEVEAR